A genomic region of Apteryx mantelli isolate bAptMan1 chromosome 12, bAptMan1.hap1, whole genome shotgun sequence contains the following coding sequences:
- the BAP1 gene encoding ubiquitin carboxyl-terminal hydrolase BAP1 isoform X1 produces the protein MNKGWLELESDPGLFTLLVEDFGVKGVQVEEIYDLQSKCQGPVYGFIFLFKWIEERRSRRKVSTLVDETSVIDDDIVNNMFFAHQLIPNSCATHALLSVLLNCNNVDLGPTLSRMKDFTKGFSPESKGYAIGNAPELAKAHNSHARPEPRHLPEKQNGISAVRTMEAFHFVSYVPIKGRLFELDGLKVYPIDHGPWADDEEWTDKARRVIMERIGLATAGEPYHDIRFNLMAVVPDRRMKYESKLHILKMNRQTVLEALQQLIRVTQPELIQTQKSQESQPPEESKPASSKTVAPESIHPDSTDESASQGHPAATQSPPNKSKPVAKPSVSSINGAPPANPNPIVQRLPAFLDNHNYAKSPMQEEEDLAAGVGRSRVPVRQHQQYSDDEDDYDDDEEEEVRNTNSAIRYKRKGQVKQEHVAASADGQLSVLQPNTINVLAEKLKESQKDLSIPLSIKTSSGGAAVAVVTHSQPSPTPSNESTDTASEIGSAFNSPLRSPIRSANPTRPSSPVTSHISKVLFGEEDGLLRVDCMRYNRAVRDLGPIISTGLLHLTEDGVFCPLAVADGGKSSPPSIKPGEEAQIAIKLEEKEGSEASDSKEKVGLGRTSDHPGGEKYSPKELLALLKCVEAEIANYEACLKEEVEKRKKFKIDDQRRTHNYDEFICTFISMLAQEGMLASLVEQNISVRRRQGVSIGRLHKQRKPDRRKRSRPYKAKRQ, from the exons GTCTCTTCACGCTATTGGTTGAAGATTTTG GGGTCAAGGGGGTGCAGGTTGAAGAGATCTATGATCTGCAGAGCAAATGCCAAGG CCCTGTGTATGGGTTCATCTTCCTATTCAAGTGGATTGAGGAGCGCAGATCCCGCCGGAAGGTCTCTACCCTGGTGGATGAGACGTCGGTGATCGATGATGACATCGTTAATAACATGTTCTTTGCTCACCAG CTGATCCCCAATTCCTGTGCCACCCACGCCCTGCTGAGTGTCCTCCTGAACTGCAACAATGTTGACCTGGGCCCCACACTGAGCCGCATGAAGGATTTCACCAAAGGATTCAGCCCTGAG AGTAAAGGCTACGCTATTGGGAATGCCCCAGAGCTGGCCAAGGCCCATAACAGCCATGCCAG GCCGGAGCCACGGCACCTGCCGGAAAAGCAGAATGGGATCAGCGCTGTGCGAACCATGGAGGCTTTTCATTTTGTCAGTTATGTCCCCATCAAGGGACGCCTGTTTGAGCTAGATGGGCTCAAGGTTTATCCCATTGACCACG GGCCTTGGGCTGATGATGAAGAATGGACAGATAAAGCCAGGAGAGTAATCATGGAACGAATCGGCCTGGCCACTGCAGG GGAGCCGTACCATGACATCCGCTTCAACTTGATGGCAGTGGTGCCTGATCGGAGGATGAAGTATGAGTCCAAACTGCACATCCTGAAGATGAACCGCCAGACTGTGCTGGAGGCATTGCAGCAG CTTATCCGAGTAACTCAGCCTGAGCTGATCCAGACCCAGAAGTCCCAGGAGTCTCAGCCTCCTGAAGAGTCCAAGCCAGCCAGCAGCAAGACCGTGGCCCCAGAGAGCATCCATCCAG ACAGCACCGATGAGTCCGCCAGCCAGGGTCACCCCGCAGCCACACAGAGTCCACCCAACAAATCCAAACCGGTGGCAAAGCCGTCAGTGAGCAGTATCAACGGGGCACCTCCAGCAAACCCCAATCCCATCGTGCAGAGGCTGCCAGCCTTTCTGGATAATCACAATTACGCCAAATCCCCCATGCAG gaggaggaagaccTTGCGGCCGGAGTGGGTCGTAGTCGGGTCCCAGTCCGACAGCACCAGCAGTATTCGGACGATGAGGATGACTATGATgatgatgaggaggaggaagttcGTAACACCAACTCGGCCATCAG GTACAAGAGGAAAGGACAGGTAAAGCAAGAGCATGTGGCGGCATCTGCAGACGGTCAGCTTTCAGTCCTCCAGCCCAACACCATCAACGTTCTGGCTGAGAAGCTGAAGGAATCTCAAAAGGACCTTTCCATTCCCCTGTCCATCAAGACAAGCAGCGGGGGTGCTGCTGTGGCCGTTGTCACCCATTCCCAGCCTTCTCCCACCCCCAGCAATGAGAGCACGGACACGGCCTCGGAAATCGGCAGTGCCTTCAACTCCCCACTGCGCTCCCCCATCCGCTCAGCCAACCCCACCCGCCCCTCCAGCCCCGTCACCTCCCACATCTCCAAGGTGCTCTTTGGTGAGGAGGATGGCCTGCTGCGTGTGGACTGCATGCGCTACAACCGTGCTGTCAGGGACCTGGGGCCCATCATCAGCACCGGGCTGCTGCACCTCACGGAGGATGGCGTGTTCTGCCCGCTGGCTGTTGCAG ATGGGGGGAAAAGTTCCCCCCCTTCCATCAAACCTGGTGAAGAGGCCCAGATCGCTATCAaactggaagagaaggagggcAGTGAGGCCAGTGACAGCAAAGAGAAGGTGGGACTTGGCAGGACCAGTGATCACCCTGGGGGGGAAAAGTATTCTCCCAAG GAGCTGCTGGCGCTGCTGAAGTGCGTGGAGGCAGAGATTGCAAACTATGAGGCCTGCCTGAAGGAGGAggtggagaagaggaagaaattcaAG ATTGATGACCAGAGAAGAACCCACAACTACGATGAGTTCATCTGCACCTTCATCTCCATGCTGGCCCAGGAAG GCATGCTGGCAAGCCTCGTAGAGCAGAACATCTCCGTTCGCAGGCGGCAGGGAGTCAGCATTGGACGTCTCCACAAGCAGAGGAAGCCGGACCGCCGGAAACGCTCCCGTCCGTATAAAGCCAAGCGCCAGTAG
- the BAP1 gene encoding ubiquitin carboxyl-terminal hydrolase BAP1 isoform X2: MNKGWLELESDPGLFTLLVEDFGVKGVQVEEIYDLQSKCQGPVYGFIFLFKWIEERRSRRKVSTLVDETSVIDDDIVNNMFFAHQLIPNSCATHALLSVLLNCNNVDLGPTLSRMKDFTKGFSPESKGYAIGNAPELAKAHNSHARPEPRHLPEKQNGISAVRTMEAFHFVSYVPIKGRLFELDGLKVYPIDHGPWADDEEWTDKARRVIMERIGLATAGEPYHDIRFNLMAVVPDRRMKYESKLHILKMNRQTVLEALQQLIRVTQPELIQTQKSQESQPPEESKPASSKTVAPESIHPDSTDESASQGHPAATQSPPNKSKPVAKPSVSSINGAPPANPNPIVQRLPAFLDNHNYAKSPMQEEEDLAAGVGRSRVPVRQHQQYSDDEDDYDDDEEEEVRNTNSAIRYKRKGQVKQEHVAASADGQLSVLQPNTINVLAEKLKESQKDLSIPLSIKTSSGGAAVAVVTHSQPSPTPSNESTDTASEIGSAFNSPLRSPIRSANPTRPSSPVTSHISKVLFGEEDGLLRVDCMRYNRAVRDLGPIISTGLLHLTEDGVFCPLAVADGGKSSPPSIKPGEEAQIAIKLEEKEGSEASDSKEKELLALLKCVEAEIANYEACLKEEVEKRKKFKIDDQRRTHNYDEFICTFISMLAQEGMLASLVEQNISVRRRQGVSIGRLHKQRKPDRRKRSRPYKAKRQ, translated from the exons GTCTCTTCACGCTATTGGTTGAAGATTTTG GGGTCAAGGGGGTGCAGGTTGAAGAGATCTATGATCTGCAGAGCAAATGCCAAGG CCCTGTGTATGGGTTCATCTTCCTATTCAAGTGGATTGAGGAGCGCAGATCCCGCCGGAAGGTCTCTACCCTGGTGGATGAGACGTCGGTGATCGATGATGACATCGTTAATAACATGTTCTTTGCTCACCAG CTGATCCCCAATTCCTGTGCCACCCACGCCCTGCTGAGTGTCCTCCTGAACTGCAACAATGTTGACCTGGGCCCCACACTGAGCCGCATGAAGGATTTCACCAAAGGATTCAGCCCTGAG AGTAAAGGCTACGCTATTGGGAATGCCCCAGAGCTGGCCAAGGCCCATAACAGCCATGCCAG GCCGGAGCCACGGCACCTGCCGGAAAAGCAGAATGGGATCAGCGCTGTGCGAACCATGGAGGCTTTTCATTTTGTCAGTTATGTCCCCATCAAGGGACGCCTGTTTGAGCTAGATGGGCTCAAGGTTTATCCCATTGACCACG GGCCTTGGGCTGATGATGAAGAATGGACAGATAAAGCCAGGAGAGTAATCATGGAACGAATCGGCCTGGCCACTGCAGG GGAGCCGTACCATGACATCCGCTTCAACTTGATGGCAGTGGTGCCTGATCGGAGGATGAAGTATGAGTCCAAACTGCACATCCTGAAGATGAACCGCCAGACTGTGCTGGAGGCATTGCAGCAG CTTATCCGAGTAACTCAGCCTGAGCTGATCCAGACCCAGAAGTCCCAGGAGTCTCAGCCTCCTGAAGAGTCCAAGCCAGCCAGCAGCAAGACCGTGGCCCCAGAGAGCATCCATCCAG ACAGCACCGATGAGTCCGCCAGCCAGGGTCACCCCGCAGCCACACAGAGTCCACCCAACAAATCCAAACCGGTGGCAAAGCCGTCAGTGAGCAGTATCAACGGGGCACCTCCAGCAAACCCCAATCCCATCGTGCAGAGGCTGCCAGCCTTTCTGGATAATCACAATTACGCCAAATCCCCCATGCAG gaggaggaagaccTTGCGGCCGGAGTGGGTCGTAGTCGGGTCCCAGTCCGACAGCACCAGCAGTATTCGGACGATGAGGATGACTATGATgatgatgaggaggaggaagttcGTAACACCAACTCGGCCATCAG GTACAAGAGGAAAGGACAGGTAAAGCAAGAGCATGTGGCGGCATCTGCAGACGGTCAGCTTTCAGTCCTCCAGCCCAACACCATCAACGTTCTGGCTGAGAAGCTGAAGGAATCTCAAAAGGACCTTTCCATTCCCCTGTCCATCAAGACAAGCAGCGGGGGTGCTGCTGTGGCCGTTGTCACCCATTCCCAGCCTTCTCCCACCCCCAGCAATGAGAGCACGGACACGGCCTCGGAAATCGGCAGTGCCTTCAACTCCCCACTGCGCTCCCCCATCCGCTCAGCCAACCCCACCCGCCCCTCCAGCCCCGTCACCTCCCACATCTCCAAGGTGCTCTTTGGTGAGGAGGATGGCCTGCTGCGTGTGGACTGCATGCGCTACAACCGTGCTGTCAGGGACCTGGGGCCCATCATCAGCACCGGGCTGCTGCACCTCACGGAGGATGGCGTGTTCTGCCCGCTGGCTGTTGCAG ATGGGGGGAAAAGTTCCCCCCCTTCCATCAAACCTGGTGAAGAGGCCCAGATCGCTATCAaactggaagagaaggagggcAGTGAGGCCAGTGACAGCAAAGAGAAG GAGCTGCTGGCGCTGCTGAAGTGCGTGGAGGCAGAGATTGCAAACTATGAGGCCTGCCTGAAGGAGGAggtggagaagaggaagaaattcaAG ATTGATGACCAGAGAAGAACCCACAACTACGATGAGTTCATCTGCACCTTCATCTCCATGCTGGCCCAGGAAG GCATGCTGGCAAGCCTCGTAGAGCAGAACATCTCCGTTCGCAGGCGGCAGGGAGTCAGCATTGGACGTCTCCACAAGCAGAGGAAGCCGGACCGCCGGAAACGCTCCCGTCCGTATAAAGCCAAGCGCCAGTAG